One window of Klebsiella quasivariicola genomic DNA carries:
- a CDS encoding sensor histidine kinase has product MRFWPASLQSRLMALLFLALLLANTLTLSLLFYERMSSARSVMLGNLASDVATSVAILDRLPAAERPQWLPKLARGNYRYQLDAGERGDYPDSWRARDAARSLQEALSAQYPVSIVAIPGPRQHIQAHITLHDGAPLTLDLWPKLPAIARWLPVVLIAQFVLLLACAWYAVRQVLLPITRFTRAVDALEPASDTVGTMAEQGPEEVRRAARAFNAMQARIHDHLQERARILAAISHDLQTPITRMKLRVEMADQPELRDKLLQDLDNMTRLVREGIAFARTSQPLAEARQRLNLDAFLDTIVCDYADVGRPVRFCPEETAGVVWIPPQALRRVMTNLIDNGLKFGTTVTITLTRDVGGDVTLHVLDEGPGIPEASLQAVLQPFYRLEDSRNRDTGGTGLGLAIAAQLVSQMNGTLRLANRPQGGLDASVRLAAAGLYPAVSPGKKDN; this is encoded by the coding sequence ATGAGGTTCTGGCCCGCCTCGCTGCAGTCGCGGCTGATGGCGCTGCTGTTTCTGGCGCTGCTGCTGGCGAATACCTTAACCCTGTCGCTGCTGTTTTATGAGCGTATGAGCAGCGCCCGCAGCGTGATGCTGGGCAACCTGGCTTCCGATGTCGCCACCAGCGTGGCGATCCTCGACCGTCTGCCGGCCGCTGAGCGCCCGCAATGGCTGCCAAAGCTGGCGCGCGGCAACTACCGCTACCAGCTGGACGCCGGCGAACGCGGCGATTACCCGGACAGCTGGCGCGCCCGGGACGCGGCCCGCTCCCTGCAGGAGGCGCTGAGCGCGCAGTATCCGGTCAGTATTGTGGCGATCCCCGGCCCGCGGCAGCATATTCAGGCCCATATTACCCTCCACGACGGCGCCCCGTTGACGCTCGATCTGTGGCCGAAGCTACCGGCCATCGCCCGCTGGCTGCCGGTGGTGCTGATCGCTCAGTTTGTCCTCCTGCTGGCCTGCGCCTGGTATGCCGTTCGTCAGGTGTTGCTGCCCATCACCCGCTTTACCCGCGCAGTGGATGCCCTTGAACCGGCCAGCGACACGGTGGGAACCATGGCCGAGCAGGGGCCGGAAGAGGTCCGCCGTGCCGCCCGCGCGTTTAACGCGATGCAGGCGCGCATCCATGATCATCTGCAGGAGCGGGCGCGGATCCTCGCCGCCATCTCCCACGATCTGCAAACCCCGATCACCCGAATGAAGCTGCGGGTGGAGATGGCCGACCAGCCGGAACTGCGCGATAAGCTGCTGCAGGATCTCGACAATATGACCCGTCTGGTGCGGGAGGGCATCGCCTTCGCCCGCACGTCGCAGCCGCTGGCGGAGGCGCGCCAGCGGCTGAACCTCGACGCCTTTCTCGACACCATCGTCTGCGATTATGCCGATGTCGGCCGGCCGGTGCGTTTTTGTCCCGAAGAGACCGCCGGGGTGGTGTGGATCCCGCCGCAGGCCCTGCGCCGGGTGATGACCAATCTTATCGATAATGGGCTGAAATTCGGCACCACGGTCACCATAACCCTGACCCGCGACGTCGGCGGGGATGTCACCCTCCATGTGCTGGATGAGGGGCCGGGGATCCCGGAGGCCTCGCTACAGGCGGTGCTGCAGCCGTTTTATCGCCTGGAGGACTCGCGCAATCGCGACACCGGCGGCACCGGTCTGGGGCTGGCGATTGCTGCGCAGCTGGTCAGCCAGATGAACGGCACGCTGCGTCTGGCCAACCGCCCGCAGGGCGGCCTGGACGCCAGCGTTCGCCTTGCCGCGGCGGGATTGTATCCTGCTGTATCTCCGGGGAAGAAGGATAACTAA
- a CDS encoding LysR substrate-binding domain-containing protein — translation MRMMMEKRLPGLDLDALRSFVTGIECGSFAQAALRLSRSTSAVSAQLKKLESQCGAALVVKQGRHLALTAEGEKLMSYARRLLALNDETLRALQGERLTGEIHLGMQEDFGESLMPGILGQFTRHHPQVRIVARVDRNGPLRQALAEEALDLALLWQTEDQGPGLGLCPLAWIAHPDLDIRALLASGEPLPLVMFDSPCLMRSRAIACLDAAEIPWQVVFVSHSLSGIWAAVQAGLGLTIRTHIGMPGNLRTAGGLLPAPGSLAVSLRQTPREEHHSAAVALLGELMTEALQGWLDR, via the coding sequence ATAAGGATGATGATGGAGAAACGCTTACCAGGGCTGGATCTCGACGCTCTGCGCAGCTTTGTGACCGGCATAGAGTGCGGTAGCTTCGCCCAGGCAGCGCTGCGCCTGTCGCGTTCCACCTCCGCGGTCAGCGCCCAGCTTAAAAAGCTGGAGAGCCAGTGCGGTGCGGCGCTGGTGGTTAAGCAAGGCCGACATCTTGCGCTGACGGCTGAAGGCGAAAAGCTGATGAGCTACGCCAGACGCCTGCTGGCGCTCAACGATGAAACCCTGCGTGCGCTGCAGGGCGAGCGGCTCACCGGCGAGATTCATCTGGGCATGCAGGAAGATTTCGGTGAGTCGCTGATGCCGGGGATCCTCGGGCAGTTTACTCGCCACCATCCGCAGGTGCGGATAGTTGCCAGGGTGGATCGCAATGGTCCGCTGCGTCAGGCGCTGGCGGAAGAGGCGCTGGATCTGGCGCTGCTGTGGCAAACCGAAGATCAGGGTCCCGGGCTGGGCCTCTGCCCGCTGGCGTGGATTGCGCATCCTGACCTGGATATTCGCGCTCTGCTGGCCTCCGGCGAGCCGCTGCCGCTGGTGATGTTCGACAGCCCGTGCCTGATGCGATCCCGCGCTATCGCCTGTCTCGATGCCGCGGAGATCCCCTGGCAGGTGGTGTTTGTCAGCCACAGCCTGAGCGGCATCTGGGCGGCGGTGCAGGCCGGGCTGGGCCTGACGATACGTACCCATATCGGTATGCCCGGCAATCTGCGCACCGCAGGAGGTCTGCTGCCAGCGCCAGGTAGCCTGGCCGTCAGCCTGCGACAAACCCCGCGTGAGGAGCACCATTCCGCCGCCGTGGCGCTGCTCGGCGAACTGATGACCGAGGCCCTGCAGGGGTGGCTCGACAGGTGA
- a CDS encoding ABC transporter substrate-binding protein: protein MKKSLFAGATLTALFSAHVLANEPLTLVLDWYINPDHAPIMVAEQIGAFKAQGLDVKIVPPSDPALPPRLVAARQADLAITYQPQVHFFADEGLPLVRVGTLINSPLNTVIALNKQIKTPADLQGKKVGYSVSGIEQATLATMAQHAGIDPASIKLVNVNFQLTSALLAGQVDAVIGGYRNIEAQELKLQGKTPVVMNVEDYGVPAYDELVIVANRDAIHEAKIRKFLTALQAGVSYLRAHPQESWEAFAAAHPELKTELNHQAWLQTVPLFATAPAALDKARYDAYEQFLYNNKLVKKVTPLTNYAVELH, encoded by the coding sequence ATGAAAAAGTCGCTTTTCGCCGGGGCAACCCTGACGGCCCTGTTCAGCGCTCACGTGCTGGCCAATGAACCGCTGACGCTGGTGCTGGACTGGTACATTAACCCCGACCATGCGCCGATTATGGTGGCCGAGCAGATCGGCGCCTTTAAGGCCCAGGGGCTGGACGTCAAGATTGTTCCCCCTTCAGACCCGGCGCTGCCTCCGCGCCTGGTGGCCGCCCGCCAGGCGGACCTGGCTATTACCTACCAGCCACAGGTCCACTTCTTCGCCGACGAAGGGTTACCGCTGGTGCGTGTGGGCACGCTGATCAACTCGCCGCTGAACACGGTGATCGCTCTCAATAAGCAGATCAAAACCCCGGCAGATCTGCAAGGCAAAAAAGTGGGCTACTCGGTCAGCGGCATTGAGCAGGCCACCCTGGCGACCATGGCGCAACATGCCGGTATCGATCCGGCCAGTATCAAACTGGTTAACGTCAATTTCCAGCTGACCAGCGCCCTGCTGGCGGGCCAGGTGGATGCGGTCATTGGCGGCTACCGTAATATAGAAGCGCAGGAGCTGAAGCTGCAGGGCAAAACGCCGGTAGTGATGAACGTCGAAGATTACGGCGTGCCGGCCTATGACGAACTGGTGATTGTCGCGAATCGCGACGCTATCCATGAGGCGAAGATCCGTAAATTCCTCACTGCCCTGCAGGCCGGGGTGAGCTATCTGCGCGCCCATCCGCAGGAAAGCTGGGAGGCGTTTGCCGCCGCCCACCCGGAGCTGAAGACCGAGCTTAACCACCAGGCGTGGCTGCAAACCGTGCCGCTGTTCGCCACCGCTCCGGCGGCGCTGGATAAAGCGCGCTACGACGCTTACGAACAGTTTTTATATAACAATAAGTTGGTGAAAAAAGTTACACCTTTAACAAATTATGCGGTGGAACTGCATTGA
- the tenA gene encoding thiaminase II, translating to MIVPAFSHGLYGRLRQLAAADWQHYVAHPFVQQLADGTLAESAFRRYLTQDYLFLIHFARSYALLVSKLRTLPEMRAAAASMNAILNELPLHVGYCAQWGISEQEMAAQPEAPETVNYTRYVLDVGHSGDALDLLVALMPCVAGYAEIGLGLLRHPTTRLTDNPYASWIRNYGDEDYLQGVSAALALLETVWQQRGSEARLTELSEIFTTATRLEAQFWQMGLNAAAEARA from the coding sequence GTGATTGTTCCCGCGTTTAGCCATGGCCTGTATGGCCGTTTACGCCAGCTTGCCGCCGCTGACTGGCAGCACTATGTGGCGCATCCTTTCGTCCAGCAGCTTGCTGACGGCACTCTGGCGGAGAGCGCGTTTCGTCGCTATCTGACTCAGGATTATCTGTTTCTGATCCACTTTGCCCGCAGCTACGCGCTGCTGGTGAGTAAACTGCGCACGCTGCCGGAGATGCGGGCCGCGGCCGCCTCAATGAACGCCATCCTCAATGAACTGCCGCTGCACGTCGGCTACTGCGCCCAGTGGGGCATCAGCGAGCAGGAGATGGCTGCCCAGCCTGAAGCGCCGGAAACCGTCAACTACACCCGCTACGTGCTGGACGTTGGCCATTCAGGCGACGCCCTGGATCTGCTGGTCGCCCTGATGCCCTGCGTGGCGGGCTATGCGGAAATCGGCCTCGGCCTGCTGCGTCACCCTACCACCCGGTTAACCGATAACCCCTACGCCTCATGGATCCGCAACTATGGTGATGAAGATTATCTGCAGGGCGTTAGCGCCGCGCTGGCGCTGCTGGAAACCGTGTGGCAGCAGCGCGGGAGCGAGGCCCGTCTCACTGAGCTGAGCGAGATCTTCACCACCGCGACCCGGCTTGAAGCACAGTTCTGGCAGATGGGCCTGAACGCGGCGGCGGAGGCCCGGGCGTGA
- a CDS encoding cytochrome c biogenesis protein/redoxin: MSIFIAFLGGMLTLLSPCTLPVIPLLFASVRGRRGQLAIMLAGMALMFGAVSWLVTVASGWVVNLTLAGRGLALAFFALVGLSLLSQRVAQRLTSPLVALGNQLNDASSRQRGWIGSLLAGLAVGLLWAPCAGPVLGAILSLGFVHPGQATTGGLLLAYGSGGALMLFLLGWCGAALIARLRRGLAFGERLRRLAGLAMLASVALIASGGDRYLQSAGGLSQALEQRLAARLPQPEQKTILQPIAAPQPTSAMPSLAGGSAWLNSPALTPERLKGKVVLVDFWTRECINCQHTLPYVRAWANKYRAAGLVVIGVHTPEYPWERSLPLLRQAVKDWRITYPVVADNEYAIWNAFGNQYWPAHYIFDARGQLRYTAFGEGDYARQEQVIQRLLQESKA; encoded by the coding sequence ATGTCGATATTCATTGCATTTTTGGGCGGAATGTTAACCCTGCTGAGCCCCTGTACGCTGCCGGTGATCCCGCTGCTGTTCGCCAGCGTCCGGGGCCGCCGGGGGCAACTGGCGATTATGCTGGCTGGAATGGCGCTGATGTTCGGCGCGGTTTCCTGGCTGGTGACGGTCGCCAGCGGCTGGGTGGTGAATCTGACCCTCGCAGGCCGCGGCCTGGCGCTGGCGTTCTTCGCCCTGGTCGGGCTGAGCCTGCTTTCGCAGCGCGTCGCGCAGCGGCTGACCTCCCCCCTGGTGGCGTTGGGGAATCAGCTTAACGACGCCAGCTCACGCCAGCGCGGCTGGATCGGTTCTCTGCTGGCCGGGCTGGCGGTGGGCCTGCTGTGGGCCCCGTGCGCCGGGCCGGTATTGGGGGCGATACTCAGCCTGGGCTTTGTTCATCCGGGCCAGGCGACCACTGGCGGGTTACTGCTGGCCTACGGCAGCGGCGGGGCGCTGATGTTATTCCTGCTGGGGTGGTGTGGTGCAGCATTGATCGCCCGACTGCGTCGCGGGCTGGCGTTCGGCGAACGGCTGCGCCGGCTGGCGGGGCTGGCGATGCTGGCCTCGGTGGCGCTGATCGCCAGCGGTGGCGACCGCTATCTGCAAAGTGCGGGAGGACTGAGCCAGGCGCTGGAGCAACGGCTGGCCGCCCGTCTGCCGCAGCCGGAGCAAAAGACCATCCTCCAGCCCATCGCTGCGCCGCAGCCCACCAGCGCGATGCCCTCCCTGGCGGGAGGCAGCGCATGGCTCAACAGCCCGGCGTTAACCCCGGAGCGTCTGAAGGGCAAAGTGGTGCTGGTGGATTTCTGGACCCGGGAGTGTATCAACTGTCAGCATACCCTGCCTTACGTGCGCGCCTGGGCGAACAAATACCGCGCGGCGGGCCTGGTGGTGATTGGCGTTCATACCCCGGAATATCCCTGGGAGCGTTCGCTGCCTCTGCTGCGCCAGGCGGTGAAGGACTGGCGGATAACCTACCCGGTGGTGGCGGATAATGAGTACGCCATCTGGAACGCCTTCGGCAATCAGTACTGGCCGGCGCATTACATTTTCGACGCTCGCGGACAACTGCGCTATACCGCCTTCGGCGAAGGGGATTATGCCCGCCAGGAGCAGGTGATCCAGCGACTGCTGCAGGAGAGCAAAGCCTGA
- a CDS encoding ABC transporter permease has protein sequence MNGRLWRGGMVFCGLMILWGLASRSGIPHFLLPSPTAVAEALWVNRAYLGWHTLITLSEILCGLVLGVALGVTLALGMILSPRLQRWLMPLVLTSQAIPVFALAPLLVLWLGFGMSAKVAMAVLVIFFPVTSAFFDGLRRVNHEYLDLARSMNASFGAQLRHVRLMAALPALGSGLRMAAAVAPIGAIIGEWVGSAEGLGYVMLNANARLQTDVCFAALFILVLLTILLWLAVDTLLHRLIDWSPE, from the coding sequence ATGAACGGACGTCTCTGGCGCGGGGGCATGGTGTTCTGCGGGCTGATGATCCTCTGGGGGCTGGCCAGCCGCAGCGGCATCCCTCACTTTCTTTTACCCTCCCCGACGGCAGTCGCCGAGGCGCTTTGGGTTAATCGCGCCTATCTTGGCTGGCACACGCTTATCACCCTCAGTGAGATCCTGTGCGGACTGGTGTTGGGGGTTGCGCTCGGCGTCACGCTGGCGCTGGGCATGATCCTCTCTCCGCGCCTGCAGCGCTGGCTGATGCCGCTGGTGCTCACCAGTCAGGCGATCCCGGTCTTTGCCCTCGCCCCGCTGCTGGTGCTGTGGCTGGGGTTTGGTATGAGCGCCAAAGTGGCGATGGCGGTGCTGGTAATTTTCTTTCCGGTGACTTCCGCTTTCTTTGACGGCCTGCGGCGGGTCAACCACGAGTATCTCGATCTGGCGCGCAGCATGAACGCTTCCTTCGGCGCTCAGCTGCGCCATGTCCGGCTGATGGCCGCCCTGCCAGCGCTGGGCTCCGGCCTGCGCATGGCGGCGGCGGTGGCGCCCATCGGCGCGATTATCGGCGAATGGGTCGGCTCTGCCGAAGGGCTGGGCTACGTGATGCTCAATGCCAACGCCCGGCTGCAAACCGATGTCTGCTTTGCCGCGCTGTTTATTTTAGTGCTGCTGACCATTCTGCTATGGCTGGCGGTGGACACCCTGCTGCACCGGCTGATCGACTGGTCGCCGGAATAA
- a CDS encoding response regulator codes for MARIDHILVVDDDRDIRELIVDYLEKSGYRASGAANGKAMWSVLKNHQIDLIVLDIMMPGEDGLTLCRQLRANPQQDIPVLMLTARTDDSDRILGLEMGADDYLIKPFVARELLARIKAILRRTRALPPNLQITEAGRLIAFGDWLLDTAARHLLDDSGAIVALSGAEYRLLRVFLDHPQRVLNRDQLLNLTQGRDAELFERSIDLLVSRLRQRLREDAREPAYIKTVRSEGYVLSVPVSIRERHE; via the coding sequence TTGGCGCGTATTGACCACATCCTGGTCGTCGATGACGACCGCGATATTCGGGAACTGATTGTCGACTATCTGGAAAAATCGGGATATCGCGCCAGCGGCGCGGCGAACGGCAAAGCCATGTGGTCGGTGCTCAAAAATCATCAAATTGACCTGATTGTGCTGGATATCATGATGCCGGGCGAGGACGGCTTAACGCTCTGCCGCCAGCTGCGCGCCAACCCGCAGCAGGATATTCCGGTGCTGATGCTCACCGCCCGCACCGACGACAGTGACCGGATCCTCGGCCTGGAAATGGGGGCTGACGATTATCTGATTAAACCCTTTGTGGCCCGCGAACTGCTGGCGCGCATCAAAGCCATTTTACGCCGCACCCGGGCGCTGCCGCCCAATCTGCAGATCACCGAGGCGGGCAGACTGATCGCCTTTGGCGACTGGCTGCTCGACACTGCCGCCCGCCACCTGCTGGATGACAGCGGCGCCATCGTCGCCCTCAGCGGGGCGGAGTATCGGCTGCTGCGGGTGTTTCTCGACCACCCCCAGCGGGTGCTGAACCGCGATCAGCTGCTGAATCTGACCCAGGGACGCGACGCGGAACTGTTTGAACGGTCGATTGACCTGCTGGTGAGCCGACTGCGTCAGCGCCTGCGGGAGGATGCCCGCGAGCCGGCCTACATTAAGACGGTGCGTAGCGAAGGCTATGTGCTGTCGGTGCCGGTCTCCATCCGCGAGAGGCATGAATGA
- a CDS encoding ABC transporter ATP-binding protein: MTAPGIEIRGLSLRFGDRQLFDNLSLTLPGGQWVSLLGASGAGKTSLLRIIAGLAPATGGEVVASDGQPIQGRLAWMGQKDLLYPWLSVRENVALGARLRGEKVDHNRVATLLEQVELTPCADARPATLSGGMRQRAALARTLYEDRPIVLMDEPFSALDTLTRTRIQTLAATLLTGRTVVLITHDPLEACRLSHRLLVLSTADGDIDDSHHLAGTPPRAPDAPDLLVAQAALLQQLMRAHP; encoded by the coding sequence GTGACGGCGCCGGGTATCGAGATCCGCGGCCTGAGCCTGCGCTTCGGCGATCGGCAGCTGTTCGATAACCTGTCGTTGACGCTTCCCGGGGGCCAGTGGGTGTCGCTGCTCGGCGCCAGCGGGGCCGGCAAAACCAGCCTGCTGCGGATAATTGCCGGTCTGGCGCCCGCCACCGGCGGAGAAGTGGTCGCCAGCGATGGGCAGCCGATTCAGGGCCGTCTGGCGTGGATGGGGCAGAAAGATCTGCTCTATCCCTGGCTGAGCGTCCGGGAGAATGTCGCCCTCGGCGCACGGCTGCGGGGGGAAAAAGTGGACCACAACCGGGTCGCCACCCTGCTTGAGCAGGTGGAACTCACCCCCTGCGCCGACGCCCGGCCGGCAACCCTCTCCGGCGGTATGCGTCAGCGCGCCGCGCTGGCCCGCACCCTGTATGAGGATCGCCCCATCGTGCTGATGGATGAGCCTTTCTCGGCGCTGGACACCCTCACCCGCACGCGCATTCAGACCCTGGCGGCCACTCTGCTGACGGGGCGCACGGTGGTGCTGATCACCCACGATCCGCTGGAAGCCTGCCGGCTAAGCCACCGCCTGCTGGTGCTGTCGACGGCAGACGGCGACATCGATGACAGCCATCACCTCGCCGGCACGCCTCCGCGCGCACCGGATGCCCCCGACCTGTTGGTCGCCCAGGCGGCATTGCTGCAGCAGCTGATGAGGGCGCATCCATGA
- a CDS encoding pyridoxal phosphate-dependent decarboxylase family protein, translated as MTTMSTLNPILAGSAQSIEAYQQVIDQTSQAVVQWLKQPEMYQGKSVDELRERISLEFNEQGLGNQAAIDRAIEYFLKDSLSVHHPQCVAHLHCPSLVISQAAEVLINATNQSMDSWDQSPSATIIEMKLIEWLRARVGYPAGDAGVFTSGGTQSNLMGLMLARDAFFARQGHSIQQDGLPGDIRKYKVLCSENAHFSVQKNMALMGLGYRSVTLVKTDEFARMDVTDLKAKIAQAQANGEQIMAIVATAGTTDAGAIDPLRDIAGIAAEHQIWLHVDAAWGGALLLSEQYRDYLDGLELVDSVTLDFHKQFFQTISCGAFLLKDARHYELMRYQAAYLNSEFDEEHGVPNLVSKSLQTTRRFDALKLWMGLEALGQKQYAAIIDHGVTMAKNVAEYVKSQPMLELVMQPQLASVLFRSRPAQMAGSDAAAIALLNQRVGDALLASGRANVGVTEHNGVTCLKLTLLNPVVTLDDVKVLLNLVDRTAQELLAQ; from the coding sequence GTGACCACCATGTCCACATTGAATCCGATTCTTGCTGGTTCGGCGCAGAGCATTGAGGCCTATCAGCAGGTTATCGACCAGACCAGTCAGGCCGTTGTGCAGTGGCTGAAGCAACCTGAGATGTATCAGGGGAAAAGCGTTGACGAACTGCGTGAACGTATCTCCCTTGAATTTAACGAACAGGGTCTGGGTAACCAGGCGGCGATTGACCGTGCGATTGAGTACTTCCTGAAAGACAGCCTGTCGGTGCATCACCCGCAGTGCGTGGCGCACCTGCACTGTCCGAGCCTGGTGATTAGCCAGGCGGCGGAAGTGTTGATCAACGCCACCAACCAGAGCATGGACTCCTGGGACCAGAGCCCGTCGGCAACCATCATTGAGATGAAGCTGATCGAATGGCTGCGCGCCCGGGTCGGTTATCCGGCTGGCGACGCCGGCGTCTTCACCAGCGGCGGCACCCAGAGCAACCTGATGGGCCTGATGCTGGCGCGCGACGCCTTCTTCGCCCGTCAGGGACACTCCATCCAGCAGGATGGGCTGCCGGGAGATATCCGCAAGTACAAAGTGTTGTGCTCGGAAAACGCCCACTTCTCGGTGCAGAAGAACATGGCGCTGATGGGCCTCGGCTACCGCTCGGTAACGCTGGTGAAAACCGACGAATTCGCGCGGATGGACGTGACCGATCTGAAAGCGAAGATTGCGCAAGCGCAGGCTAACGGCGAGCAGATCATGGCGATCGTCGCCACCGCCGGGACCACCGACGCGGGGGCTATCGACCCGCTGCGCGACATCGCCGGTATCGCTGCGGAACATCAGATCTGGCTGCACGTTGACGCAGCCTGGGGCGGCGCCCTGCTGCTGTCTGAGCAGTATCGCGACTACCTTGACGGTCTGGAGCTGGTGGATTCCGTTACCCTGGACTTCCACAAGCAGTTCTTCCAGACCATCAGCTGCGGCGCCTTCCTGCTGAAGGACGCGCGCCATTACGAGCTGATGCGTTATCAGGCGGCCTATCTCAACTCCGAGTTCGATGAAGAGCATGGCGTACCGAACCTGGTGTCTAAGTCGCTGCAGACCACCCGCCGCTTCGATGCGCTGAAGCTGTGGATGGGCCTCGAAGCGCTGGGCCAGAAACAGTATGCGGCGATCATCGACCACGGCGTCACGATGGCGAAAAACGTGGCGGAGTACGTGAAGTCGCAGCCGATGCTGGAGCTGGTCATGCAGCCGCAGCTGGCGAGCGTGCTGTTCCGTTCCCGTCCGGCACAGATGGCCGGGAGCGACGCGGCGGCTATCGCCCTGCTCAACCAGCGCGTTGGCGACGCCCTGCTGGCGTCCGGTCGCGCTAACGTTGGCGTGACCGAGCACAACGGTGTCACCTGCCTGAAGCTGACCCTGCTGAACCCAGTGGTAACCCTGGATGACGTGAAGGTTCTGCTGAACCTGGTGGATCGCACCGCTCAGGAGCTGCTGGCGCAATAA
- a CDS encoding diaminobutyrate--2-oxoglutarate transaminase: MMTDKVRIDTLRADLLDANNETFLARQAEFESNVRSYPRKLPLAITKAEGVWLTDADNKQYLDCLAGAGTLALGHNHPDVLQSIQSVITSGLPLHTLDLTTPLKDRFSEYLLSCLPGEGKEYCLQFTGPSGADAVEAALKLAKKYTGRTAVISFSGGYHGMTHGALSVTGNLSPKAAVNGMMPEVQFMPYPHLYRCPLGIGGEAGVKALTYYFENLINDVESGVRKPAAVILEAVQGEGGVNPAPVEWLQRIRKVTEEHGILLIVDEVQAGFARTGKFFAFEHAGIQPDIIVMSKAVGGGLPMAVLGIKKQFDAWEPGHHTGTFRGNQLAMATGLTTLRHLRDNKIADKVASQGEWLKGKLAELQKRYPVIGHVRGLGLMIGIEIVKPNEAQDHMGCYPADGELSALLQKKCFEAGLILERGGRHGCVLRLLPSLLISNAELDVFLDKFEQALLAAGVKPV, translated from the coding sequence ATGATGACGGATAAAGTCCGTATTGATACTTTACGTGCCGATTTATTAGACGCAAACAACGAAACCTTTTTGGCCCGTCAGGCCGAATTCGAATCGAATGTCAGGAGTTACCCGCGTAAGTTACCGCTGGCTATCACTAAAGCTGAAGGCGTGTGGCTGACGGATGCGGATAACAAACAGTACCTCGACTGCCTCGCGGGCGCCGGTACTCTCGCTCTGGGCCACAACCACCCTGATGTATTGCAGAGCATCCAAAGTGTCATTACCAGCGGCTTGCCGTTACATACCCTCGATCTGACTACCCCGTTAAAAGATCGTTTCTCCGAATACCTGCTCTCTTGCCTGCCGGGCGAAGGGAAAGAGTATTGCCTGCAGTTCACCGGTCCTTCCGGCGCTGACGCCGTGGAAGCCGCGCTGAAACTGGCAAAAAAATACACTGGCCGTACGGCGGTGATCAGCTTCTCCGGCGGCTATCACGGGATGACCCATGGCGCGCTGTCCGTGACTGGCAACCTGTCGCCGAAAGCGGCGGTTAACGGCATGATGCCGGAAGTCCAGTTCATGCCTTACCCGCACCTGTACCGCTGCCCGCTGGGCATCGGCGGCGAAGCCGGCGTGAAAGCCCTGACCTACTACTTCGAAAACCTGATCAACGACGTGGAAAGCGGCGTGCGTAAACCGGCGGCGGTGATCCTTGAAGCCGTTCAGGGTGAAGGCGGCGTGAACCCGGCGCCGGTTGAGTGGCTGCAGCGCATCCGCAAAGTGACCGAAGAGCATGGCATTCTGCTGATCGTCGATGAAGTGCAGGCCGGCTTTGCCCGTACCGGTAAATTCTTCGCCTTCGAACACGCCGGGATCCAGCCGGACATCATCGTGATGTCGAAAGCGGTTGGCGGCGGTCTGCCGATGGCCGTGCTGGGCATTAAAAAGCAGTTCGACGCCTGGGAACCGGGTCACCACACCGGCACCTTCCGCGGCAACCAGCTGGCGATGGCTACCGGCCTGACCACCCTGCGTCACCTGCGCGACAACAAGATCGCCGACAAAGTCGCCTCCCAGGGCGAGTGGCTGAAAGGCAAACTGGCTGAGCTACAGAAGCGCTACCCGGTGATTGGCCACGTTCGCGGTCTTGGTCTGATGATCGGTATCGAAATCGTCAAGCCGAACGAAGCGCAGGATCACATGGGCTGCTACCCGGCTGATGGCGAACTTTCTGCCCTGCTGCAGAAGAAATGCTTCGAAGCTGGCCTGATCCTTGAGCGCGGTGGTCGTCACGGCTGCGTGCTGCGCCTGCTGCCGTCCCTGCTGATCAGCAACGCGGAACTGGACGTGTTCCTCGACAAATTTGAACAGGCCCTGCTGGCCGCCGGCGTAAAACCGGTCTGA